The sequence below is a genomic window from Sorangiineae bacterium MSr12523.
CGATGTGCACGGCCTGCGGCTGCGCGTGCGCGGGCAGTATTACCAATCGCTCGACGGCTCTCGGACGACGGATCCCGACGGTACCTTCCAGGCCGTTTACGCCAGCTCCATCACGCTGACCCGGTTCACGACGCTCACGCTTTCGGCGTCCAACACCATCACGGCCCTCACCTCGGCTCGCGTGGGCGATGGCACCTTGTTCTTCACCGTCGACCCCAGCACCACGCAGACGACCTTCACGCTCACGCAGGGCAGTGCCACGCTGGTGCAGGAGCTCGGCCAGCGTTGGCGTCTGCGACAGAGCGGCGGCATTCTCGTCACCAGCACGGTCTCCGCGCCCCCGTTCATCTTGGCGGGCGGGCAGGAGCTCGATCGCAAAGGCATCGACGGGGTGCAGCCCTTCAGCACGACGAGCGTGCTCCACGACATCTCGCCGCGGAACACGGGCGACATCTCGGTGACGTACCGCTACACCTATGCGCCGTACTCGCTCGACTTTCGCTCCTCACCGCCCCGCGCCGCCGGGCCGCAGCGCATTCATCAAGTCATCCCCGACGTCGGGCTCACGCACTTGTTCACGCCCGATTGGCTCAGTTTATCGCGCGTCGGTTTGAGCGTTTCTTCGGCGCCGAATTTCAGCGACAGCAACAAGCCGGTCATCCTGCCCGTCGTCTCCGAGGAGATCCATTTCACCAACGAGCGCTGGGCCTTCATCAGTGCGGCCAGCTTCTCGTACGGCAGCGTGACCCCACGTCTTGGCTCGGGCCCGACCTTCAGCGCGCAGGCCTCCCTCGTGGGGACGCCGTACCCGCATGGCAAATTCCGTAATTTGATGATGACAGTGCAAGCCGTGGCCACGCATGCCAGCCTCCAAGCGTCGGGCTCGGCATCCACCAGCATCAATGCGGCCGGTGCATCCATCGAAGGGCGATATCCGCTCACGAAAGGGCTTGGATTGAGCGCCGGTTATGACATTCGCCTGTCGACGATTCAGACGACGGGGGCCGATCTGGTGCCGTTTTTCCGGCAAATTCTGTTCATAGGCCTCTCGGGGTATTTGACCACCGATGGGACCATTCCCGTTCTTCAGCTTCTCAATTCGCCATTTCGCCCTGCGGGCGGCTAATACCACTTTACGGACCGAGTGTTCCGTACGTTGGAAATGGCAATTGGTCCGAGTGTCCCATTTGCAATGGCATGCAAATGTACAATGGCGCAATGCGTTGTAACTTGCCATTCGGTAGACATTTCCCGTCGGAAAAAGGCATGATGTGTCGCGCAATTTCACGCAAGCGACTTGCTATTTCGTCTATGGGTTGAGTCGTTCTCGCATTCGTCAACGCGACGTACAACCCACGGGAGGTTGCTTATGAGACATCTCGCTCGATTGCCGCGCGGCCTGGTCCTGCTCGCGGCCACCCTCACTTCTCTCGTTTCGTGTAGCTCGGAATCGGGTCTTCGTGATTCCGACGGCGAGGACACGGCCGAGACAATGACACCGGTGTCTATCGACATAGACATCGATCTCTCGCTCGAAGGAAAGCTCGATAGGCGCGTGCGCGATCTGCTCGCCCAAATGACGCTCGAGGAAAAGATTGGGCAAATGACCCAAGCCGAGCGATTGGCATTCAATGATCAAAATCCGGTCACGGACATTCGCGATTACGGTTTAGGGAGCATTCTTTCCGGCGGTGGCAGCACGCCCGCGGGAAATACGCCCGAGGCTTGGCGCAAGATGGTCGACGAGTTTCAAAAGCTCGCATTGTCATCGCGCTTGGGCATTCCCCTCGTTTATGGCGTCGACGCCGTGCACGGCCACAACAATGTGTATGGTGCAACCGTATTTCCGCACAACATTGGGCTGGGGGCCACGCGCAATCCGAACCTCGCGCGCTTGATCGGACGCGCGACGGCGGAAGAGGTCGCGGCCACCGGTGCGCATTGGACGTTCAGCCCGTGCCTATGCTCGGCGCAGGACGAGCGCTGGGGTCGCACGTACGAGAGCTTCGGCGAGGAGCCGGAGATCCCCTCCTCGCTCGCATCGATCATCGATGGCTACCAAGGGAATCCAGGGCGGCCGGGCACCATTCTCGCGACGGCGAAGCACTTCGTGGGCGATGGCGGGACGAAGCTCGGCACGAGCACGAACCCGAACTACCTCCTCGATCAAGGCGACACGCAAGTGAGCGAGGCCGAGCTGCGCGAGCGGCACCTGCCGCCGTTCAAGGCCGCGATCAAGCGGGGCGTCTCCACGGTGATGGTGTCGTACTCGAGCTGGAACGGCACCAAGATGCACGGGCAGAAATACCTGCTCACGGACGTGTTGAAGAAGGAGCTCGGCTTCAAGGGCTTCATCATCTCCGACTGGCACGCCATCGAGCAGATCCCGGGCGACTACGCGTACCAAGTTCGTACGGGCATCAACGCGGGCCTCGATATGATCATGGTGCCCTTCGACTACAAGAAGTTCATCTCGACGCTGAAGGCGGAGGTGCTCGCGGGCAACGTTCCGCAGAGCCGCATCGACGACGCGGTGTCGCGCATTCTGCGTGAGAAGCTCCGCTTCGGGCTGTTCGAGCATCCGTATTCGAGCGATCGCTATGCGGACGACTTCGGGGGCAAGGAGCATCGTGCGATCGCGCGCAAGGCGGTTCAAGAGTCGCTGGTGCTTCTGAAGAACGAGGGCGACGTGCTGCCGCTCGAATCGCACCACACCCGCGTTCTGGTGGCGGGCACCAATGCCGACGATCTGGGCAATCAGACGGGCGGGTGGACGATCACCTGGCAGGGCAAGAGCGGAAAGAACACCGTGGGGACGACGATCCTCGAGGGCATCCGTCAGACGGTCGACAAGAACAGCACCGTCGAATACGTGAAGACGCCGACGGCGGAGCAGTCGAGCGGCTACGACGTGGGCATCGTGGTGGTGGGCGAGTCGCCGTACGCGGAAGGCGTGGGCGACCGCAGGGATCTTCCGCTCAAGGCCGAAGATCAAACCGCCGTCGACAACGTCTGCGGCGCCACCAAGTGCGTCGTGGTCGTGGTCTCGGGCCGCCCGCTCATCGTGACCGATCGCGTGAACAAGATGAACGCGCTGGTCGCCGCCTGGCTCCCCGGCACCGAAGGCCAGGGCGTCGCCGACGTGCTGTTCGGCCGCCGCAACTTCAAGGGCAAGCTGCCCATCACGTGGCCGAAGTCGGTCGCCCAACTGCCGAGCCACAGGGGCGATGCGAACTACGATCCGCTGTTTCCGTATGGGTTCGGGTTGAAGTACTGAGACCCTAGCCGTTGTCGGGCACGCCCTCGGCCGCACCAAGGGGGCGTGCTCGCGGATCGTCTGCGGCAAAGACGAGCGTCACCGCCACGAAGAACGCCCACATGGCCGCGAGATGGATCAACATGGCGCCGCCGCCAATCCTCGTAAAAAGCACACTCGAAAGCGGCGGCCCAATCAGCATCCCCATGGCATACGCCGCGTTGTAGAACGCATTGGCGCGCCCGAGATCCGCGGCGGGCGTCACCACCCCCTGCAGCGCCAACGCCAGCGGTGAAATCGATGCGAGCGTCGCACCCGCCACGAACACGGTGAGGCACATCAATGGGAATGACGTGAGCAAGAGAAAGCTCGCCACCAAGGTTCCCCCCACGGCCGCCAATGCGCGCATCATCAGCAAATGCCCGTAGCGGTCTCCGAGCCGCCCCATCGAGGCCACCGCGAGCAATGCGCCAAAGGCGAAGAACGCCGTGATGAAGATCGTCTGCTTCTCTTCGATGCCCTTGCTCTCGACCAAGTACAGCGGCAGAAAAAGCACCACGGAAGACTGGAAATACCCGTAGGAAAACGTCGCCAGGCACGCGGTCTTGATGCGCCAGAACACGGCGCGCGCGGGCTGGCCCGAGCCCACTGCCTGGTGCTCGTGCGCGCTCGCCCCTTTTCGATCGTCACCGTCGAGCAGCAGCGCGACGACCACGGCCGCCACGCACGCCAGCACCGCGGCCACGATGAATGCCGCGCCCGTGCCCAATCCCGCGACGACCACGCGCGCCACGAGAGGTCCCACGACGTAGCCCACCGCCACGGCAATCGTGTAGAGGCTCATCACGTACGCCTTGTTCGCTGTCCCGGAGCGTGCGAGGAGCGCCGTCTCGGTGGCCACCCACACGGCGACGGAGAACCCGCCGTCGAACAGGCGCACCAACGTGAGACTCGTCACCGTCGTGAGGAAGGGAAACGCCAGCACGCACGCGGCGTATCCAAGCAGCGCCACGGTCAGCGTCTTCTTCGAACCGAAGCGCGCGATGAGCCATCCCGAGGGAATCGACATGCCCGCGATGCCCACGGCAAACGCCGCCGAAAGCCCGCCCATGGCCAGCTTGGGGATGCCGTGCGCATTCAGGTGAATGGCCAGCACCGCCAGCGATGCGCCGTACGCGATCCCCAGAAGCAGAATCGCGCCGTTGATGATCCAGATGTTCCGGTCTTCGATGCGAGCGCGGGGTCCCGACACGGGGCGAGTCTTTACACCACGTGGAAGCGGACGCCGCGACAATCTCGCGAAGTGTTCGCTTTGTAGAAAATTCGGCCACCCTACATCGGGCACGCCACGATAACGCGCATGCGGATGCTGCACCTGGTCCTCGTTCTCGTCCTCGTGGGGGTCTTCACCGGCGGTTGCGCCCGCTCGGTGCATCGCCGGCTGCCGCGTGACGCGCGCAACATCGATACCGCGCCATCGCGCGGCCCCGAGGCGCGCTCGATGCAGGTTGGCCAGGTGCTTTCCTTCGCCGAGTCGCAAATCGGAAAGCCGTATTGCTGGGGAGGCGAAGGCCCTCGATGCTTCGATTGCTCGGGGCTGGCGCAAATGGCCTATAGCCGCGCGGGCCTGCGCATCCCGCGAACGTCGCACGACATGGCCGAACGCCTGCCCGAGATTCCCATGGAGGAAGCGCAGGCGGGCGACATCCTCTGGTGGCCTGGGCACGTGGCCATCTACGAGGGCGAAGGCTGGGTCATCGATGCTTTCAATTCACGCGAGGGCGTGGTGCGCCGCTACGGCTTCACCGACCCACCGCACCGCGCCTTTCGGCCTTATTGATGCAACTTCACCGCGACGATGACGATGCGCGGGACTTGGTCCGATCGGCCGTTGTCGTCGGACGTGAGGAACAAGAGGCGGCGGCCGTCCGGAAGCACGGGGCCGATGGTCATCGCCTCGAAGTTCTCCAGCACGGGGTTGCGCTCGGGGCCGCGATGCGTGGCGCCCGAGCACTGGAGATTTCCGACATCGAGGACCAGCGTCTTTTCCAAGGTGACCACGGAGTCGTCGAGCGAAGGGACGTCGATCACGTTTTTCGCGCCGGCGAGGTTCACGCGGAAGACGCGAACGGTATTGCCATATCCGTGCTGGAAACCACGCTCGAGCACGAGAAGGTCGTCCCCCGAGATCGCGGCCAACTCGGAAACGCCCATGTCGCCGCCCTTTCCACCGCCGAGCGGCTCGGTGCGGTAGGCGAATTCTTCGTCCTTCGACGAGGCAAGCTCGCGCCGTAAAATGCGGACCAAGGTGCCGCGCGTCTTGGTGGCGGGCGGGCCGTCGGAGAGAAGCGAGCCTTCATTCGCGGTGAAGAGGTAGCGCTCGTCCGGCGAAAGAGAGAGGCTCTCGAGCCCCTTGTTCGGTGCCTGACGGGAGTAGTGCTCCGGCATCTCCACCTTTTCGATGAAGACGCCGTGCGCATCGAACTTCGCCACCGCCGGCGCCCGCTCGTTGGCGATCACGAAAAAGCTGCCATCGGACGTGCGCACCAAGCCCTCGCCGTCCCAGGCATCCTCGAAATAGCCGGTGTGCGTTCCGTGCGTGAGCGCCAGTGGATAGGAAAGCGTGAGCCGCGGCCCCAAGGTCCACGTGCGCCACGTGGGACTGGCCACGAGCGAGACGATCCAGGGCCGCTTGTCTTCGAGCGCGTAGAGCGTGTGCGTCGACTCGTCGAGCGCGGTGCCCGAGAGCTCGCGGGTGCGCGCGATGCGCGGAAGGTCCACGATCGCGTAGAGCTCGGTGGGCATGTTCCCGTTTGCGTCCGGCGCCGCGGAGACGCCACACGCCACGGCCTGCACGGTATCTTGCTTCTGGCACGAGTTTCCGCAGGCGGAAACCGCCAAGAGAAGACCTACCGCGCGCACTCTTCTCAAGGGCGTTTGATCTGTGAGTAATTCGCCGGAACCTCGAACCGCGCCGGATCGATCTTCATCTTGTCGATCCGGGTCACGATCATGCGCGAGGTCTCTTTACCGGATGGATCGAACTCGACCGAACGAAGCGGGAACATCTTTTTCTCGTGGACTTCGTTGCCTGCTGGCCCGCTCGTTTTCAAGGGCGCACCGCCCGGGAGGAGCGCACCGAAGTCGAACGCAGCGAGGCCTTCGGCAATGCACGACTCGGTGCGCGAGCCGTTCGCGTGCTTGATCTCCCAAATCTCGCAGTCGTAGTCGGCCACGGTTTGTTTCTTGCCGGTCTTGGTCACGGTGGGGTTGCCACCGGGATCGGCCTCGGCCACGGCCGCGCCGGCCTTGAGGAGATCCATTTCGGTCCAGGCATGCTCGGAATCCATGACCAGGATGGCTTTGCCGTCGGGTCGCACGAGGGTGTACGACTTTTTGCCATCGATCGAGGTGAGGTCGAGGCGGACCCGCTCGCCTGCCGCCGAGACGATCATGTCGGTGGGGGCGCCGGTTTGCCGTTGGACGCGCAGGCCGATTTCGCCCTCGAAGGGGCCGCTGTTCTTCTTGCAGCCTATCGATGCCAGGGCCACGGACACGAGCGCACCAAGTAAGAACGACGGGACGCTCGGGGTACACCTGCGCGGTTCGGCCATGTCCGGCAGATTACAATTTCAGGACGCGCGCGTGCAGCAAGTTGCGCATCTACGGCCGGGCCCCCTTGTTCCGGCGTGCCCGGTGCCGCTGGGCCTATGCTAAATACACGGATCCATGAGCTACAAACGCTTCGCGTTCGAGGGCAACACCCACGAATCGCTCGAGTGCGTGCCCCTCACGGTGCGCCGCAAGCTGGATCTGGTGGGGCTCAAGATTTCGCTGGCCGGGTGGCAAACGCTGTCCCGTGCGGAGCGGCTCTCGCTCTGCCATCTGCCCGTGGACGAGGCGGGGGAGCTCGACGTCTACCGCGAGGTCTTCGAGGCATTCGCGGCGCGTGCGAACGTGCCTCTCTCTCCGCTGCCGAGTGAAGCGTCGGACCGCATGCAGTGGAACGGTGCGGTGCCCCCGGCGGGCGTGCAAGCGCGGCTCGATGCCATGGGCTTCGCGCTGCAGCCGTCGCAATGGGCCGCCCTCGACGAGGAATCGCGCTATGCCCTGATGAAGATGGCCGAGCCGAAACGCGACCCGCGCAAGTTCTCCTGGGTGCTGCAGGAGCTCGGGCTTTTGCCGTGACCGCGACGTCGGGCGCCCTCCTCGGCATTTTCGTGGGAGGCGCCGCCCGGCGCATGAATGGCTATCCCAAGGGCCTTTTGGCCACATCGGCGGGCGGAACGTCCATCGTGAAGCACCTCGTTCGGCTCGGAAACGAGATGGGCATGGCGCCCGTGTTCGTCGGCGATGCGGCGGTGTACGCGGAGGAGGCCCCTGGGGTCGTGGCATTGGCCGATGCTCCAGCGAACATCGGGCCGCTCGGGGGCCTCGCCGCGCTTTTCGCCCATGCGCGCGAGGGACATGTCATCGCGGTCGCGTGCGACATGCCGTTCGTCACACGCGACGTGCTGGAGCGCCTTCGCGCGCATCCGTCCGAGGCGGCCGTGCTGGCGGCACGGCGCACGGCGGAGGGGCCGTTCGAGCCATTTTTGGCGCGCTACGACGTGCATCGTGCGGGCGCCGCACTCGCGGTGTGCTTGCGCGACGGTGCGCGCTCGTTCCAGCGGCTGTTCGCCTCCTGCGACGTGACGGAATGGTCGCTTTCGGAGGAGGAGCGCGCCGCCTGGAACGATTGGGATGCGCCCGACGACGTGCCGGAGTGGGCCCGGCCTTAGTTGAAATAGCCGCCGACCCCCAACCAGAGTTGCGCGGTGAAGAGCGCGCCCTTGATGTCGTCGGTGTTCGTGGTGGTGCCACCCGACGAGGACGATCGGGTCGACGAGGTGGACGCGTGCACGGTGTGATCGAAGCCGAGCCCCGTGAGGATGTTGAACGATGGCGTAAGGCGTATCGTTCCCACGGCCTCGCCCGAGAGGGCCACGGCGAAGACGCCATTGCTCGCATCACTGTTTCCGTCGGAGAGCTTGCCGCCGGCCAAGGTCACCCCGGCGCGCGGGGTCAAATCGAATCGCGATCCAATGGGAATTCGATATCCGACGCGCGGCGTGAACGTGTACACGGTCAGCGAACCTTCATCCCGGTCGCGCGAGCCATTCTTGGTCGACAGAGAAAAATGCCCAAACCCCAGCCCACCGCCGACGGTGACGCCCACGGGGCTGATGTAATCGATACCGAGGCGCGGCGCGGTGTACGGATTGACATTGACGCTGCCCAGTCCAAACGCGGTGAGCGATGCCGAGTCATCGCTGTTGTCGGCGGTGAGCTTCGAATAGCTCACGCCGCCCACCCGTTCGAGCCCCACGCTGACCACGGGGCGCTTGAAGCCACCTTCCTGCGCAGACGCGCTGCCAGGAGCGAATAGAATTACGCACGCAACACCAAAGCCCAAGATGCCGATACGGCCAAAACGAATGCTCATTATTTGGATATCTCCGGAACGCCAACCAAAGTTCGTCACTAAGCGATAACGGGTTTCGTAACGAGTTTCGTCTTATCGCAAGCCCCACGCCAGAGCTCGGAGTGCGGGAAAATGCTGCGTTTTGCTCTTAACTTCGTGCCAGGTGGAATCGTTCGTTCACGGTCTGTGCGCGCATGGGCACATCACCGTGGTAGATCGGCGCCATGAAAGCCGTCCTTCCCGTACTCGCAGTGGCCTGCGTCGTTCATTGCGCGCCGACGACGACCTCCCAAACCACGAACACCGAGCACTCGGAGAAGAAGCTCGAAATGGTCGGCGAATTCGGCGATCAACAGGCGACGGGCGTCGCGGCCGCCAAGAATGGGCGCGTCTTCGTCAACTTTCCGCGGTGGAGCGACAAGGTTCGCTATTCGGTCGCGGAGGTCACTTCCGGCAAGGTGACGCCATTTCCGGACGAAGTGCGCAATACGTGGGATCCCGCCTCGGCGGCGGATCGCTTCGTCTGCGTACAAAGCGTGGTCGTCGACAGCGCGGACCACCTGTGGATTCTCGATCCGGCCTCGCCCATGTTCCAAGGCGTGGTGCCGGGCGGGGCCAAAATGGTGGAGGTCGATCTGGCCACCAATGCGGTGCTGCGCACCATCCGCTTCGGCGCGGACATTGCGCCGACAAAGAGCTATTTGAATGACGTGCGCTTCGATCGCGAGCGCCGCTTTGCCTATTTGACCGACTCCGGGCTCGGCGCCATCGTGGTGGTGGACTTGGCCAATGGCACCCAGCGCAGGTTGCTCGCGGAGCATCCGTCGACCAAGGCGGAAAAAGAGCCGGTCTCCGTGGCCGGGCAGACGCTGGTCGTGGCCAATGGCGATCGGCCGCAGGTGCATGCCGACGGCATTGCCCTGGATCCAACGGGAACGTGGCTCTATTGGCATGCGCTGACCGGGCGCTCTCTGTACCGCGCCAAAACGGCGGATCTGCGGGATGCGTCGCTGACGCCCGACGCACTCGGCGCGCGGGTCGAGCTCGTTGCAAAGACGCACCCGCCGGATGGCATGGAGATGGATGCGAGCGGGCAGCTCTTTTTGACGGACCTCGAAGACAGCGCCGTCGTGCGCCTCGACCCGAATGCCCCGGCAGCGGCGCCGCGCATCGTCGCGCGCGGGCCACAGCTCGATTGGCCGGACTCACTCGCGTTTTCGCCCGATGGGAATTACCTGTACATCACGGCATCGCAAATCGAGCACGCTCCGCGCTTCAACCAAGGAGTCGATCGACGCACGGAGCCTTATCGGCTTTGGCGGGTCTCGTTGAAATAGCTTTTACTCGGTGCAGGTATTGACGACGGCGCCCGAGGCGCGGGCGCCCGTCGTACGGATGGTGGACCCGTTGGACGAATACGACACGGAAGCCGACGCGTCGTCGTTGCTGCCATAGCTGTCGAGACGCCAATCGGTCAGACGACCCTGGCTGTCGTATTGGAAATCCTCGGAGTAGTCGTTCTCCGAACCGTAGGCGTCGTTGCGAAAGGACGATATGAGGCCCTTGCCGTTGTATTGAAAATCGTCGGAATAGTCGTTCTCCGAACCGTAGGCGTCATGACGAAAAGACGATATACGGCCAGCCGAATCGTACTGAAAATCGTCGCTCACGTCCGACTCGGAGCCATATGCATCGTAGCGAAAGGACGATATGAGGCCTTTGCCGTTGTATTGAAAATCCTCGGTCCAATCCGTCGTTCCGGAACCGTCGTGGCGAAAGGACGTGAGCCGGCCGGCCGAGTTGTATTGCAGATCTTCGGTGTAATCTTCGTCCGCGTTCGGGCTGTCGTAGCGGATGGACGTGATGGCGCCGGCGGAGTTGCGCGTAACGTCGACGCGACCGTTGGCCGGCGTACCAGGAACCCTTTGATGCTGGGCCTGCAGCGTGGCCATACGCCCGACATGGCCAAAGAGACGGCTCGTCGAGATGGGGATGCACGGATCGGCTTTGCCTTGGGGAGCGGACGAATCGTTGGCTTGCCCGCCGTCGGGCGACGAGCCATCCGGCGGAGGACCGCCCTCGCCCTGCGGCGGATTCTCGGGGTTGGAGTCGCTGCTCGAACATGCCGCAGCGCCACAAAGAAGACATCCGCCCACAGCGAGCAGCGCAAACAACGAAGACCGACGAAGGAAGGTATGCATTTCGAGAGAGTACGCCAAGCGATGGCGGCGGCTTCCCACGATGGCCAAAATGGTGGAGTCTTTGGAGCATGGATACGCGCAAGGTGGCATGGCATGAAGCGCACTGGCTCAATAGGCCACCTCGGGTGGAGATCGACGGAGAGCACCTCGTGGTGACCACGGCCCTGAATGGCGATTTCTGGAGAAAAACGAGCTACGGCTTCATCCACGACAACGGGCACGCGCTGCTTGCACCGCTCCCAAATGGCGCCGCCGTCGAGATTACCTACGAGGCGCGT
It includes:
- a CDS encoding glycoside hydrolase family 3 protein gives rise to the protein MTPVSIDIDIDLSLEGKLDRRVRDLLAQMTLEEKIGQMTQAERLAFNDQNPVTDIRDYGLGSILSGGGSTPAGNTPEAWRKMVDEFQKLALSSRLGIPLVYGVDAVHGHNNVYGATVFPHNIGLGATRNPNLARLIGRATAEEVAATGAHWTFSPCLCSAQDERWGRTYESFGEEPEIPSSLASIIDGYQGNPGRPGTILATAKHFVGDGGTKLGTSTNPNYLLDQGDTQVSEAELRERHLPPFKAAIKRGVSTVMVSYSSWNGTKMHGQKYLLTDVLKKELGFKGFIISDWHAIEQIPGDYAYQVRTGINAGLDMIMVPFDYKKFISTLKAEVLAGNVPQSRIDDAVSRILREKLRFGLFEHPYSSDRYADDFGGKEHRAIARKAVQESLVLLKNEGDVLPLESHHTRVLVAGTNADDLGNQTGGWTITWQGKSGKNTVGTTILEGIRQTVDKNSTVEYVKTPTAEQSSGYDVGIVVVGESPYAEGVGDRRDLPLKAEDQTAVDNVCGATKCVVVVVSGRPLIVTDRVNKMNALVAAWLPGTEGQGVADVLFGRRNFKGKLPITWPKSVAQLPSHRGDANYDPLFPYGFGLKY
- a CDS encoding MFS transporter, with the protein product MSGPRARIEDRNIWIINGAILLLGIAYGASLAVLAIHLNAHGIPKLAMGGLSAAFAVGIAGMSIPSGWLIARFGSKKTLTVALLGYAACVLAFPFLTTVTSLTLVRLFDGGFSVAVWVATETALLARSGTANKAYVMSLYTIAVAVGYVVGPLVARVVVAGLGTGAAFIVAAVLACVAAVVVALLLDGDDRKGASAHEHQAVGSGQPARAVFWRIKTACLATFSYGYFQSSVVLFLPLYLVESKGIEEKQTIFITAFFAFGALLAVASMGRLGDRYGHLLMMRALAAVGGTLVASFLLLTSFPLMCLTVFVAGATLASISPLALALQGVVTPAADLGRANAFYNAAYAMGMLIGPPLSSVLFTRIGGGAMLIHLAAMWAFFVAVTLVFAADDPRARPLGAAEGVPDNG
- a CDS encoding C40 family peptidase; the protein is MRMLHLVLVLVLVGVFTGGCARSVHRRLPRDARNIDTAPSRGPEARSMQVGQVLSFAESQIGKPYCWGGEGPRCFDCSGLAQMAYSRAGLRIPRTSHDMAERLPEIPMEEAQAGDILWWPGHVAIYEGEGWVIDAFNSREGVVRRYGFTDPPHRAFRPY
- a CDS encoding esterase-like activity of phytase family protein — its product is MRAVGLLLAVSACGNSCQKQDTVQAVACGVSAAPDANGNMPTELYAIVDLPRIARTRELSGTALDESTHTLYALEDKRPWIVSLVASPTWRTWTLGPRLTLSYPLALTHGTHTGYFEDAWDGEGLVRTSDGSFFVIANERAPAVAKFDAHGVFIEKVEMPEHYSRQAPNKGLESLSLSPDERYLFTANEGSLLSDGPPATKTRGTLVRILRRELASSKDEEFAYRTEPLGGGKGGDMGVSELAAISGDDLLVLERGFQHGYGNTVRVFRVNLAGAKNVIDVPSLDDSVVTLEKTLVLDVGNLQCSGATHRGPERNPVLENFEAMTIGPVLPDGRRLLFLTSDDNGRSDQVPRIVIVAVKLHQ
- a CDS encoding DUF4412 domain-containing protein encodes the protein MAEPRRCTPSVPSFLLGALVSVALASIGCKKNSGPFEGEIGLRVQRQTGAPTDMIVSAAGERVRLDLTSIDGKKSYTLVRPDGKAILVMDSEHAWTEMDLLKAGAAVAEADPGGNPTVTKTGKKQTVADYDCEIWEIKHANGSRTESCIAEGLAAFDFGALLPGGAPLKTSGPAGNEVHEKKMFPLRSVEFDPSGKETSRMIVTRIDKMKIDPARFEVPANYSQIKRP
- a CDS encoding nitrate reductase associated protein, with translation MSYKRFAFEGNTHESLECVPLTVRRKLDLVGLKISLAGWQTLSRAERLSLCHLPVDEAGELDVYREVFEAFAARANVPLSPLPSEASDRMQWNGAVPPAGVQARLDAMGFALQPSQWAALDEESRYALMKMAEPKRDPRKFSWVLQELGLLP
- a CDS encoding NTP transferase domain-containing protein, with protein sequence MTATSGALLGIFVGGAARRMNGYPKGLLATSAGGTSIVKHLVRLGNEMGMAPVFVGDAAVYAEEAPGVVALADAPANIGPLGGLAALFAHAREGHVIAVACDMPFVTRDVLERLRAHPSEAAVLAARRTAEGPFEPFLARYDVHRAGAALAVCLRDGARSFQRLFASCDVTEWSLSEEERAAWNDWDAPDDVPEWARP
- a CDS encoding porin family protein, with the protein product MSIRFGRIGILGFGVACVILFAPGSASAQEGGFKRPVVSVGLERVGGVSYSKLTADNSDDSASLTAFGLGSVNVNPYTAPRLGIDYISPVGVTVGGGLGFGHFSLSTKNGSRDRDEGSLTVYTFTPRVGYRIPIGSRFDLTPRAGVTLAGGKLSDGNSDASNGVFAVALSGEAVGTIRLTPSFNILTGLGFDHTVHASTSSTRSSSSGGTTTNTDDIKGALFTAQLWLGVGGYFN
- a CDS encoding major royal jelly family protein, which encodes MKAVLPVLAVACVVHCAPTTTSQTTNTEHSEKKLEMVGEFGDQQATGVAAAKNGRVFVNFPRWSDKVRYSVAEVTSGKVTPFPDEVRNTWDPASAADRFVCVQSVVVDSADHLWILDPASPMFQGVVPGGAKMVEVDLATNAVLRTIRFGADIAPTKSYLNDVRFDRERRFAYLTDSGLGAIVVVDLANGTQRRLLAEHPSTKAEKEPVSVAGQTLVVANGDRPQVHADGIALDPTGTWLYWHALTGRSLYRAKTADLRDASLTPDALGARVELVAKTHPPDGMEMDASGQLFLTDLEDSAVVRLDPNAPAAAPRIVARGPQLDWPDSLAFSPDGNYLYITASQIEHAPRFNQGVDRRTEPYRLWRVSLK